In the Hypanus sabinus isolate sHypSab1 chromosome X1, sHypSab1.hap1, whole genome shotgun sequence genome, acctcatatctgcttttagcttttctaatctctttcttaagattccttttacattctttatattccttgagcaattcctttactacatgctgcctatatctattgtagacatccctctttttccgaaccaaatttctaatatcccttgaaaaccatggtgctttcaaacctttaacctttcctttcaacttaacaggaacataaagattctgtaccctcataatttcacccttaaatgacctccatttctctattacatccttcccataaaacaacttgacccaatccactctctctaaatcccttcgcatctcctcaaagttagcctttctacaatcaaaaatctcaactctaggtcctgtcctgcccttctccataattatattgaagctaatgctattgtgatcactggacccaaagtgctccccaacacatacatctgtcagctgacctatcgcattccctaacaggagatccaacactgccccatctctagtcggtacttctatgtattgttgcaaaaaactatcctgcacacatttcacaaactttaaaccatccagcccttttacagaatgagcttcccagtctacgtgtggaaaattaaaatctcccacaatcaccaccttgtgtttactacaaatatctgctatctccttacacatttgctcttccaactcacgctccccattaggtggcctataatacactcctatcagtgttactacacctttcccattcctcaattccacccaaatagcttcCCTAGAGGAgcactctaatctatccttccaaagcaccgccataagattttctcggacaagcaatgcaacacctcctcctctggccccttttactctatcacacctgaagcaactaaatacaggaatatttagttgccaatcacacccttcctgcaaccatgtttcactaatagctacaacatcataattccaggtatcaatccacgctttaagctcatccacctttcttacaatgctcctagcattaaaatagatacatttaagatactctccacctcctcctctcttttcatccctaagaatgcattcaattttattatccttttctttcttctcccctacatcttcgggctgagtgcatcccttctccatcacctgcctttcctccctcacacactgtctatttacttgctctactggtgaactaacctcctctcccatagtttcttCCTATCAATCTAACATCCTATCAATTGTCATTTACCAGTGGTACGAATATTTGAGAAGATGGTGCAATCTGCAATTACAGCTGTCTGTATTTCATGCAAGCGTATGGCATCGTTCACTAGCACCATCAGAACTGAAATGTTCTTGTCCAGCATTGAACACTTTTGGCTCATCCACCAGCCTGAGGTCTTCTTTCAGTTCTATGAAAAAATAAGTATACTTCCACCGATGACACTTACTGTAGCACACTATTTATAGAGGGAAAAGTATTGTTTCTTACATGTCAAAACTTAGTTACGTAACATATTGGTGTAAATCTGagatgttgtgtctcagtgattCTCATTCCTGAATGTCCAGGTAATTGATGTGGCACATTAGACTGCACCCTTAGACTAGCCTCATGCATGGACAGGCTATGGTGTAGGACATGGTCAACAATAGTTGTTTCTATGTCATTAAAGACCTCTGTTCTTTGCAGTCCTCTCCCATCGGCTCTTTCAGCATGCGTCTGATCTCTTCCCTGTTGTGCTTGTGAATGTCTTCCGCTTTTGTTTTCCATGTTCAAATAAAGCAACCACACCACCAACCACTTTTATACGTTTGAGTATCTGGTGTATCAACAGAATCTCTGATTGATTGCTGTCAGCTTGGGGCATTTGATTGTGATTTGCTTGATCCGATGcttccaatttatttttgtcTTCTGGTGACTGCTGTGTCTCATAGTTTGTAAAAAGCTCAATAGCAATTGAGACTGGTGTACATGCAATGAGAAATAGTTGATTGTTGTGCTGAGGTGGTAGCTGATTTGCTCATAATGGAGTTTAGAATCAACAATAGCAGGAGGGCTGGAGGGATttaatgggtcaagcagcatccatggaggcaaagggatggtcaacAGTTCAGTTCAAGACCCTGTGTCAGggctgactcactgagttcctccaatagtttttggtccagattctagcatctgtcgTCTCTTGTGTTTCCAAACTAAGAGTAAAATGATAGCAGTCTAGGCTGAACCATTTTAGTCACAATTTTCACATTGAAATATTGTGTGGCTTTTGGCTAACAACTGAGATCATTACCATTACAGAAGTTGGCCTTCTCACCATGTGATATGAAGAAACAACCAAGAATACCAGATAACAGTGAATGCATTTGGGCCAGAAAATGTCCTGGTTGTAGTACTGATGACTCACATTTGAGAATTAGCTGTGCCTTCCTCCAAACCTTTCCAGCACAGCTACAGCAGTACCATCTTACAATATGAAAAATTGGCCATTTATGCTCAACAAATAGGAGAAATCCATTCTTGCTATTTACTTTCCCAGTCATCTCTCAATTACGGTAATGAGAAGGCTCTGTAACAGTGGCATTTACTCACCACTAATCTCTTAGTGCATCATTTGTTTGAGTTTCATCAGGATCACTCAGCTCCAGACCTCAATATCACCTTGGTCCAAAGAGGTGAATCCCATTGGTTAGATGTGAGTGACTTACTCTTAGCATCAAGGCATCACGTAACTTAATATGGCATCAAGCTGCTCTGGTAAAAAGGTACACAGGCATCAAGAAAAACTGTAATGGTTATTGAAGGCCAATTGTGCCAGTCCAGAGGCCTTTCAACAGAAGTTCCTCAAAGCAGTGTCCTGGTCCAGCCACTTTCAGCTGCTTCAGCAGTGAACTTCATTCTAATGTTTATGAAGTCAGAAATGAGGATGTCAGTGATGAATGCACAATGTTGAAGTGCATTTGCTACAGCCTTGAAAATGCATTTGGCGCCTTCATTTGTCAAGATCTGGATAACAATCATTGTTAATAAGTGGCATAACATAACCATTTCCAAGTATTCCACAATCAGCATCCTGGGGATCATTATTGGCCAGAACTCAACTAAACCAGACAAATAACTGCCATGGGTTCTGGAGCAGGTCAAAGAGGTGGGTATCAGAAATGAGCGCAGCTCCAACATACTGAGGCAGTGCAGTTCATACCTTAATTAAAGCTGAGGGAAATTGGATGCAGTAGATTCATTCTTGTTCTTGTGTGCCCTGCATCTTCCATGTTGCAAAGTTAAAGAAAACCAATTTCGGTGGATCATGCAGAGTCAGTCTATAAAATTGTAATGATTTTGAGTGTGCTGGTGTGCTCCATTAAGTGGTGCAATTCAAGTTGCTTTGACCTTGCTCACTGTGGCAGTTCCTTCCATTCTTCACCCAGGTTTTAGTTTGTTTTCTCAATCTGTTGTGTCATGAGTGAAACCTTGTACAAGTTAACTTTGCAGTAGCAGCTTTTAATTGATGTATATCTCAGAAACAGTACTAAGTAATTTTAAACTGTAAAAATTTTAAGTAGTAACAATAGCTGGTAGGAATGGGAGAGAGCATTCATTTTCACAGTTTCTATTGAATGTTGTAGGTTGGTTACACCATTCGATTTGAAGATTGTACCAGTCCAGAAACGGTAATAAAGTACATGACTGATGGTATGCTGCTGAGAGAGTGTCTAATAGATCCTGACCTGTCTCCATATGCTATCATCATGTTGGATGAGGCTCATGAGAGGACCATACATACTGATGTTCTATTTGGGCTGCTGAAGAAGGTAAACTATCTTTTTTTTCTTGGTTGAAAACCCATTAAGTGGTGAACATTACATATTAAACTCCTGAAATAAGTCAGACACATAAGTGCATCAACTAGCTTGTCAGTAAAAACTAGTCTTCCTTAGTACTACTTTTACTTAGTTGATGCAGAAGTCAAAAATTAAGATGTGACTGGCTCACAGATCAGACTGAGTCAATATAATTTGAGAGATTTGGATGACGCCTTAAATTCTGAAAATGTTTAATTTTACAACCCTTCTTTAAAGCTCAATTTAATTGCATCCTTGAAATGAGCCAGTTACCTATGCTTATCTAATATGTCCATATAAGTCAAGTTTGTATTGTAAAGTTACATAAATTAAGATGGAGTTGCAGATTGTATATAAAATGATTTTTTTCCCCAGTTTATTCTGTTGCCCTCTTTACTCTAGATCAGGGTAGTGAACATTTTTGATAGCGTGTCCAAATTTGCAATAATTTTCTTGAAAAAAATGTTCTCTTGTGTGCTATACCATGATAATTTTGAACAGAAGTCATcattaatgaattagtaacaataattataGACTTCTGAAGGAAAAAGGATGAGTCCTGTTGCTTATTTATGTGTATTCATTGTTTTTCTATTAGTAACAGTTTAACAGCTACAAATTGAaatgaaacatttttaaaaacctTTCCTAAAAGTAATCTTTTTTCTTAgaaaaattgaaaaataaatattcatgGAGGTACTAAACTGCATACGGAATTTACCATTATTATCACTGAgcatccagtgttcactcacaaaCGACAGTAGAAAAAAATAAGCTGAGCCAAGCCATTGCCAACTGGCCAAGCCATTAACTATCCAAATGCAAGTACACCAAATCTGTGAGGATTTCACAAGATGTCATCCAGTGTCATGTGTTCTCACAACACTCTAGCTGGCAGTAAGCTGGTGTGAGATGTTTACTATGAAACATCTTGCTGCtctcctgtttaaaaaaaatcattggctGCTTCATCTGGTGGTAAAGATGATCATTATGTATCCTTCTATTATGGGTAGCATTTAAAGAATGTCGCATGCCACGTGCCAACAAAAATTTTTTGTGCCATCTTGGGCACATGCCACAGGTTCCCCACCCATGCAGATGTTTTTGTAATGTAAAGCAATAAATCAATCTGTTATGTTTGTTTAATTATAACTTGTTTTTTTCTATTTTAACATAAGTTATGTAAATTTTCTTTTCTGTAGACTGTTAAAAAGCGTCCTGATATGAAATTGATTGTAACATCAGCTACGCTGGATGCTGTTAAATTCTCCCAGTATTTCTATGAAGCACCTATCTTCACCATTCCTGGTCGAACATACCCAGTGGAAGTGCTCTATACTAAGGAACCTGAGACCGATTATCTTGATGCTAGTCTGATTACAGTGATGCAGATTCATCTAACTGAACCACCAGGTATTAAGATCTAGTTACTAAACTTTTTTATGATTCTGACCTGCTGCTCTTCTGAAAGGAGAACAGTACTGTAGCTCTTTGACCTACTACGTGTGCACAGATCATGTTGCTAGTCTAACTAATGCAATGTGACaccacattatttatttatcgagATGCAGCACGGAATAGGTCCTTCCATCCCTTCAAGCTGCGCCACCTAGCAATCCCTGAGTTAACGCTAGCCTAATCGTGGGTCAATTTACTtcctaaccggtatgtcttttggactgtgggaggaaaccggagcattccacggggaggtcGTATAGGCTCCTTGCAagtgacattggaattgaactctgatgccctgagctataATAGATTTGAGCTAACTGCTACACGACTGTGGCACTGCAAGATTTGCATCCCTCTGTTCCTTACCTGTTCATAtatctatctaaatgtctcttaactgTTGCTGTGTACATTGTTTTATGCAGTTAATATTGGAGATTCTAGATTGTTTTTCTAAAGTCTAAATAATCTTAAGGTTTAAATAGCATAAAAGTTCAATTTATCCATTATAATCTCATGCTAAGTTAATTGAAGTTGGCATGGATTTAGCAGTAAAATAAAGTGTGAGGTGAAGAACAATCAATGTTACTAAGGATTTAATTGTATGTAAACTTCATTTAAATATACCTGAGCAACGACATACAGAAATCAGGAGTTTGCTTACAATTTCTGCTACCCCAGAAGTGTCAATATGCTGTTGTCTCCTCTGATAGAGACAGTTATCATTCAAATGAATGCAAGTTGTTTTGTAGTGTAATAAATGCTAATGACAAAGTTGTGACTTGTTTGTTCATAAGTAAGTGACTTGGTGGCTGCAGGTTATTAGTCAGGCCAgtccagcgttttcaaaattacgcACCCTGGAGAGCGTTTTAGAAAAACTCCGTTTACGGTGGActaaaacgccgttttagtgtggacggagggtcaaaacgaagagaaagagcttcggttacggatttatccggtgtagtgtggacgtagccttactCTCTGTTGCATGCTCATCAACAGTCTTGACTCTAAACCCAATTTTCAACTGCCACCTACACAATGGTTCATTTAcattaaccaattaacctatttaACCAGTACATCCGTGGGCTACATCCACACTGCACTGGATagatccgtaaccgaagctttttctcttcgtttttaccctccatccacactaaaaccgCGTTTTCGTACCCCAAAACcggccatttcattgttttcttgaacgcaacctaacaatttcagaacagacagtaatgagactgaagccagaagagttagaaatgtactcaccaaatactttcacccatgacttactgaataaataagtatactcactttgccctgttttctgtccttgcttgtatgaaggtggtttacctagttatgcaaatacttctctgacagtggatgtgtaacagcctaatgtaacattgtttgGAAATACTATAATACTGatgataatactgatgcagacatgttttatacatttaacaagtggctttattaatgcaacagagttagttagttagtttttcaatgtttgttgtcagccaggtcatactgtccatgaactctCTGTCGGTTGCCTcgatacactccagtatttgttttatcTTACTTTAAGTCCTcttgcgcgagagccaacaggtgtccgtcgttttaagtttttctagtctgtaactgccaAACGTGCACCGTCTTTCATGGCGAGGTTCGACACCaagcatgttgcttgttttcagtagatgtgtcctgcgcatgcgcagtaagAGGAAATTTGCCGAAatatccatttcaatgtggacagacatatttttaaaaacgcatagtgtggatgcctataattttttacgcaaaaccggtttttttcaaaattatccggtctagtgtggacgtagccttggGATGTGAATGTTAACTCGAACACTCAGGTGAAATCCACATGATTGTAGGGAAAGTTTGTAAACTCCACAGAGATCAGAACTCAGACCAGGATGCAGGAGCTGCAAGTTAAAACTGTAACTGCTGCACCACTGTGTTACTCCAAGTTCCTGTGTGAATGAGCATGCAGAGTCCTTGAACAAGCAATAAGTCTCATCTGTTTTCCACTGGCTGGAAACAAACAAACCTTTTTCTTCAGTATTTTGGTACATAAAACCTGATAAACCATCAACTTTCCAACCCACTGATCAAAGTGACCTCAAGCCTCTTCAGACCACTCTGTCCGGATCTCTAAGTACATTTATTGACTTCATAGATGAAACTGTAGGCTATTAAATTTTTTTTCATTCAAGCTTAATGTGTACCTAAATGATTAAAACTTTTAATCCACTTTAAAAGTCTGTACTCTAAATGTTACTGTTGTTGTTGTTAGGAGATATCCTGGTTTTTCTAACTGGTCAGGAAGAAATTGACACTGCATGTGAAATTCTGTATGAGCGAATGAAATCGATGGGTCCTGATGTGCCAGAGTTGATTATCCTGCCTGTCTATTCTGCTTTGCCAAGTGAAATGCAAACTCGGATTTTTGATCCAGCCCCACCAGGCAGCAGAAAGGTAAAAATTCAATCTATCAATTTCATTGCTAAGTATATTAATTATATTTTATCTAAATTAAAATTATCTTGCATTGAGTTGGGAATGTATTTTGAGTAAAACTTTAAATGAGAGCTCCTTGAATATTTGGCCATTAGTTCTTCAGGAAAATGAGGTTTAATTCTTTGAATTAACTTTCATCTAGCTTTTCTTGCATGCGTCATTGAAAAGAGACTTATATCTGTAAAATTTCATTGGTTATCTTGTTGCCTAAAGTAACTAGCAGTTAATGTCCCTTGAGAAAACTTAATACGAGTAGGAGATGGTCATATGGGCCATTAAGCCTGGCTTTTCAACAAGTTGATATGGTTTTGGTTTTAACTACTTCGCCTTCCCACCTGTTTCTCACAATCTTTAATTCTCTTATTTTCCAAGAATCAGCCTTgatcacattcagtgattcagcctCTACTGTTTTCtgagtagagaattccaaagaatcaTGACCTTTAGAAACAGGGAATGCCTTCCTGTCTAAAATGAATAAGCCTTCATTCTCAAACTATCGTCCTAGTTTTTAATTCCACAAGAGATAAAACATTGTCTCAGCATCTATACTGTCCAGGTCCACACGAATCTTGGATGTTTCAATAAGAccatcttccaaatcttctaaATTTCTTTgaatatagaatcagaatcaggttcattatcagcagcatgtgatgtgaaatttgttaacttaggagcagcagttcaatgcaatacataatatagaggggaaaaatagaaacatagaaaataggtgcaggaataggccattcggccctttgagcctgcaccgccattcagtatgatcatggctgatcatccaactcagaaccctgtacctgctttctctccataccccctgatccctttagccacaagggccatatctaactccctcttaaatatagccaatgaactggcttcaactgtttcctgtggcagagaattccacagatacatcactctctgtgtgaagaagtttttgctcatctcagtcctaaaaagcttctcctttatccttaaattgtgacccctcgttctggacttccccaacatcggaaacaatcttcctgcatctagcctgtccatccctttagaattttatatgtttcaataagatcccccctcaatcttctaaattccagtgagtataagcctagttgatccagtctttcttcatatgaaagtcttgccatcccaggaatcaatctggtgaaccttctctgtactccctctatggcgggggtcggcaacctgcggctccagagccacatgcggctcttttacctctgtgctgcggctctctgttgctttgggaaataattggtcttttgcagcatccgcgcccatgggggccaggttgagggaggcttaaaaacaaggctgtttagttcgaataaagttattcgactgcagtttactgactgcgtgagcacaccgctacaacgtgtttttatcgctattaatatacgtcaccactgccaatacctgacacccgtcagtgcgcgatttctttaatttttcgatccaaggtaggccaactatggagaattctaaaaaaagaaaagtgactgaagaaaacagaacgtttaatgatacgtggacagattcatttgctttcactgttgacgagactggtttaccggtatgcttaatatgcaatgagaaactagcaaacaacaaaaagtcaaatgttgcaaagcatttctagaataaacacgcagcctttgctcaaaaatatccggatggagatgagagaaaaaaagccgtttcggaactgatgcggaaggttgatctgagcaaaaatcatttcaagcaatggatgaagtccggaaaaccaacgacatacgctagttatattgccgctcaggaaatagtcaggcacgggaagcagtttacagatggtgaatatataaaagaatctttcattaagatttcagactttaaaaacaagagtgaaattgtgcagaaaatcagggatatgcccctctctgcaaagactgtcaaagacagaaccataaaaatggcagaagacatcacaagacagcaaattaaagacatcaattcagctgtggcctactctattgcctgtgacgagtctaaagacaaaggtgatattgaacaaatagcgttgttctgccggtatgtaaactctgccgggccacaggaagaactgattgagttgatacctctaaaagaccaaacacgggaggtggacatctgtgaggctgtcttgaattgtttaagagccaaaggaataaagactacccacctggtgtcagtagctactgatggggcaccgaatatgacgggaacgcacaagggaattgtggctttactgcagaagtcgctggacagaaagctgctgatttttcactgcatcttgcaccaagaggcactgtgcgctcaaacatttcctccggaatgcacagaagtaatggatgttgtcattcagattgtcaataaaataatggcaaaaagtttaaatcaccgtcaattccgtttgttactggacgagctggaaagcgcatattctgatctcctgctgcacaacaaagtccggtggctgtccagaggggaggtgctgaaacgctttgtcacatgtctggaagaagtgaaaactttcctgggcagcaaagggctggaaaagctacacttcatggtagacatgacagcgcatctgaacacgctgaacacagctcttcaggggaaaggacgtacagccctacacatgttggaggagttttggcattcgagcgcaagttgacagtgcttgccagagattgacagaaaggcacattgtctcacttccccaatttgagagagttcaaacaaggtcacgacatgataagttcggagtatttacattctgcaatcatcgcaatgcaaacatcgtttgggaaacgcttctgtgagttcagagaggaaaaaaacacattatccttcccggtcactcccccaagcatcgattcatctctactgaatacgactgcattggcaggtgtgagtaaacctgatcttgagatggaactggccgaaatagccgacaaagacatatgggtgtccaagtttagacgcttgacagcagaccttgaagatgttgcccgt is a window encoding:
- the LOC132384904 gene encoding general transcription factor II-I repeat domain-containing protein 2B-like → MRKVDLSKNHFKQWMKSGKPTTYASYIAAQEIVRHGKQFTDGEYIKESFIKISDFKNKSEIVQKIRDMPLSAKTVKDRTIKMAEDITRQQIKDINSAVAYSIACDESKDKGDIEQIALFCRYVNSAGPQEELIELIPLKDQTREVDICEAVLNCLRAKGIKTTHLVSVATDGAPNMTGTHKGIVALLQKSLDRKLLIFHCILHQEALCAQTFPPECTEVMDVVIQIVNKIMAKSLNHRQFRLLLDELESAYSDLLLHNKVRWLSRGEVLKRFVTCLEEVKTFLGSKGLEKLHFMVDMTAHLNTLNTALQGKGRTALHMLEEFWHSSAS